One Nitrospirota bacterium DNA segment encodes these proteins:
- a CDS encoding integron integrase → RTIQTLLGHSDVRTTMIYTHCIPSRTLKEAKSPLDF, encoded by the coding sequence CGCACAATCCAGACTCTTCTCGGCCATAGCGACGTAAGGACAACTATGATTTATACTCACTGCATTCCGAGCAGGACGTTAAAAGAGGCAAAAAGTCCGCTGGATTTCTAA